CCGACGTCGGGCTGGTCTATGACCTGACCGATGATATCGCGCTGTATGCCAGCTATGCCGGCATCTTCCAGCCCCAGACCCAGCTCGACGAGGCCGGCAACCCGATCGAGGCGCGCAGCGGCGAGCAATACGAACTGGGCGTCAAGGCGGCGCTGGGCAATAGCGGCCTGATCGCCACTCTGGCGGCCTTCCAACTGCGCGACAGCAACCGCGCGATGGCGATCAGCGGCAGCACCCGCTATGCCGCCGGCGCCGAGGTGGAGGTGCGCGGCATCGAAGCCGAGGTCTCCGGCACCATTCTGCCGGGCTGGGAGGTTCAGGGCGGCTATACCTTCACCCGCACCAAATATCTGAAGGCGGCGACCAGCACGTCGGGCACCACCTTCAGCACCTATACCCCCAAGCATGTCGTCCATGCCTTCACCCGCTATACGCTTCAGAACAGAACGGCCCGATGGCGGGGGTTCATGTCGGCGGCGGGGTGCGCTGGCTCAGTAGCTTCTACAACATGGCGGGCGCGCTGAAGATCGAGGAGGGGACGGTTATGTCGTCACCGATCTTCAGGCCGGCTGGGGCTTCGCGCCCGGCTATGACCTGACCCTGTCGGTCAACAACGTCTTCGACGAGACCTATTACGACCGGGTCGGCGGCGCCGGGTTGTTCAATTATTACGGCGCGCCGCGCAACGCCATGCTGTCGCTGAAGGCCAGCTTCTGACCCCGCGCGGCCCGTTGAACGAGCCGCCCCCGACATCTCCGAGGACAGCCAGCCCATGCCCCGTTCCGAGGCGCGCATCGCCACCACCCTCGGCCAGCGCTATGACCCTGCTCTGCCGGCATTTCCGCCACAAGGTGCCAGCGGAGGTGACCGGCGACACCGCCCGCGCTGATTTTCCCTGGGGCGCCAGGGCCGAGATGCGGGTCGCGGCCGACCGGCTCGACATCATCTGCACGGCACCCGCCCTGCCGGAACTGGCCCGCACACAGGACGTGATCGCCATCCATCTGGCCCGCTTCGCCTTCCGCGACCGGCCGGAGATCGTCTGGCAGACGCTGGACGAGGCCTGAGCCCGCATCGCCTTTCGGGTTCAGACGGCCTTGCGAAAGGTGAGATTGATCCGGCGGGCGCCCAGCAGCGGATGGGTGCCCGCCTTCAGCGTCCGCACGCCGTGATAGGCCAGTCGCCAGGCCCCGCCCCAGACCGCGACATCGCCATGGATCAGCGGCACCGGCATCTGGCGGTCGGTGCGCTTCAGCCCGCCGAACAGGAAGATCGCGGGCAGACCCAGCGATACCGACACGATCGGCGCGGTGAAATCCCCTTCGTCGCGATCCTGATGCAGACTGAGCTTCGCGCCCGGCTCATACAGATTGATCAGACAGGCATCGGGGACAAAATCC
Above is a window of Tistrella bauzanensis DNA encoding:
- a CDS encoding DUF2218 domain-containing protein, translated to MTLLCRHFRHKVPAEVTGDTARADFPWGARAEMRVAADRLDIICTAPALPELARTQDVIAIHLARFAFRDRPEIVWQTLDEA